The DNA region GTCAGCCGGCCTTGCGGCCGGACAGCAGGGCGCGGGCGCGCTCCAGGTCGGCGGGAGTATCGACACCCAACGGAACCGCGTCAACGACCGCCGCGTCGATGCGCATGCCGTTGGACAGGGCGCGGAGCTGTTCCAGCCGCTCGCGCTGCTCCAGCGCCGACGGCGGCAGCGCCACGAAGCGCTCCAGCGCGGCACGGCGGTAGGCGTAGAGCCCGATGTGATGGTAGAGCGGCCCGTCGCCCGACGGCGCGGTGGCGCGGGTGAAATAGAGGGCGCGGCCCTGCCGGGCACCCTGCGGCAGCTCCAGCACCGCCTTGACGACGTTGGGGTCGCTCCTCTCCTCCTGCCGCGTGATCTCGACGACCAGCGTGGCGATGTCGACGCCCGGATCGGCCAGCGGGGCGAAGACGGCGCGCACGCTTTCCGGCTCGATGGTCGGCAGGTCGCCCTGCACGTTGACCACGGCGTCGTGCCGGCCCTCCGGGTCGATCAGCCGCAGCGCCTCGAAGATGCGGTCGGACCCCGACGGATGGTCGGGCCGGGTCAGCACCGCGGTGCCGCCGGCCGCCTCCACCGCGCGGGCGATCTCCGGCTCGGCGCAGGCGACCACCACCGGGCCGATCTCCGACTCCATGGCGCGGTGCATCACATGGACGATCATCGGCGCGCCGAGGATGTCGGCGAGCGGCTTGCCGGGCAGGCGGGTCGAGGCCATGCGCGCCGGGATCATCACGATCGGGCTGGCGGGTCGGCCGGAAGGGCGGGCGGCGGTGGACATGGCGCGGAGGCTCCGGTGGGCCGGTGCCGGACGACGGGTCCGGATGGCGGCTGAGGCGCGGGCGGCGAGCCCGCGCGGGTGAAACACGGACGCCGGGCCGGCGTCAAGTGCCGGCAGTGTCCGTTTTATCCTCTTTTGCAGTGCAGCGCGATGCGCAAGCAAATTAAGAGGTTGGTGACTGCGACAAATTTGTATGCGACCTTTTTTCGCGGTCTGCCGGGCTATGACAAGCTTCGGACCGCAGGCTATGGTGACCGCGGCGCTTTTGGGGCCGCGGGCGGGAGAAACGCCGAGTGTGGTGAAATAGGGAATAAAGGGGCTCATCAATGAGCATGGAGTGGAACAAGCTATTCGGCGCCGTGCTGCTGGCCGGGCTGATCGCCATGTTGACCGGATTCGCGTCCAAGGTGCTGGTTCATTCGAAGCCGCTGGAAAAGAGCGTCTATGCCGTCGCGATGCCCGAGGGGACCAGCGCCCCCGCCGACAAGGGGGCCGCTCCCGCCGGCCCGGCACCGATCGCCCCCCTGCTCGCCGCCGCCAGCCCGGAGGCCGGCCAGAAGGTTGCCAAGGCCTGCGCCGCTTGCCACAGCTTCGACAAGGGCGGCGCCAACAAGGTCGGGCCGAACCTGTACGGCATCGTCGGCGGGCCGAAGGGCCATATACAGGGCTTCAGCTACTCCGACGCGCTGGTCAAGACCGGCGGCAGCTGGAGCTATGACGAGCTGAACAAGTTCCTTCACGATCCGAAGGGCTATGCCCCCGGCACCAAGATGACCTTCGCCGGGCTGAAGAAGGACGAGGACCGCGCGGCCGTCATCGCCTACCTGCGCTCGCTGGCCGACAGCCCGCAGCCGCTGCCGCAGTAAAGCGCCAACACGCGCCCATCGAAAAAAAAGGCACATCGAAGAAGGCCCCGCCCCCGCAAGAGGGCGGGGCTTTTTTTCGGGCTCCTACCGCCGCAGGCCGCAGGCGATCTCCAGATAGTCGGTGTCGTTCTCCGGCGTCAGCCGGCCATGGCGGATCAGGAAGTCGGTCACCACCAGGTTGACGTTGAATTTCCAGTCGCCGCCGCTGCGCACCGACTCCGCGACCCGGTCGAGCGGCCAGAGCTCGAACGACTCGACCTCGCCGTCGGTGTTGACGGGAACGACGTCGGGCGGCAGTTCCAGGTCATAGACGAACAGGCGGTCGCGCTTCAGCCCGGCCGGGGTCTCCATCGTGTAGCTGATGGCGCCGACCGGAACGGCGCGCCCTGCGGTGGCGGCGTCGAGCCCGGCTTCCTCCGCAGCTTCCTTCTCCAGATTTTCGGCCAGGGTGAGGCCGATGGGCTGGCCGCCGGCGATCATGTTGTCGAGCTGGCCGGGCGCCACCTCGCGGTCATGGGCGCGGCGGCCCACCCACAACTGCAGGCCGCCTGCCCCGTCGCGGACGAAGCCGTTGACATGCACCCCATAGGCCTCGATGCCGAAGGCGGCCACCGCGGCGCGGTCGAGCCGGGCCAGCGGCTCGGCACCCCAGCGCGGCGTGACCGCATAATATTCCCCGCGCAAGGCGGCGACCGTTCCGCACTCCACCAGATAGGCGGCGGCATGGTCGAGCAGGGCGGAGCGCGCTTCGAAATCGCGGATCTCGGGGACCACGGTCAGCCGGTCGGCGCTGACGACGAAGCCGGGGTCGACGCCGGGCAGCGCCTCCGCCAGGGCATGGCGCACCCAGCCGACGCAATGGCCGTCCAGCTCGAATCGGCGGAAGCCGGACAGGTCGTGCGCGTTGCACGCGCGGATGTGATCGAGGAAGCTCATGGCCACCATCTAAGCGGGGCGCTCCGGCCGGCGCAACCGCTCTTCGCACCCCTCCTCGAAGGCGCCTCGCCGCCTCTTCCGCTTTGGACATCTTGCGCGGCCCCGGTTGCCATCGTACACCCGGCAGGTCACGAAATGACCGGCGGCCGGGACAGGGAAAGGGCGGAGCGGGTGACTGACAGCTCAACGCGGAACGGGGCGGGGCGGAACAGGGCGGTGCAGGAGACGGGCATGCCTTTCGGCAGCCTGTCCGTCCTGGTGGTCGAGGACGAGTCCTTCACCCGCATGGTTCTGGCGAAGATGCTGGCCGGGCTGGGCGTCAAGGCGGTCCATCAGGCCGCCGACGGCGCGGCGGCGCTGGCCGCGGTCGACGCCCACGAGCCCGACCTGATCCTGTGCGACGTGGAGATGCAGCCGATGGACGGCTTTGGCTTCGTCCGTGCGCTGCGTGCCAGTCCCGATTCCCGGCGGCGCACCCTGCCGGTCGTCTTCATGTCCAGCCGCGTCGACGGCGACCGCGAGGCGGCGGCGCTGGCCAGCGGCGCCGATGCCGTGCTGGCCAAGCCGGCGACCCCGGCGAGCCTGCGCGACGTGCTGGGCATCCGCCGGCCGGTGGTTCCCTTCGCCTGAGCGGCGCCGTCCGACAGCCGCACCGTCCCGAATATTCCCCCTGTCCGGACGGAATTGCCTCCATCGGCGGCAACCGGCCGCTGCGGCTGGCTCTGCCTAAAAATTTCCCACTCTGTGGCATGCCTGCCAAGTGCTTGAAACAATTCGGCAATCGAACGGTAGCCCTCCACCGTGCCGCACCGTTGCCAAGCTCTCACCCAATTTCCGCCTTGTTGAGGGGGAGGATTGGGCCTCAACATGATCGCCAAGAGGTGTTGCGGTTCCCGGCCGACATATGGCCAGCCGCAATCTCCTTTGCGGGATTTTGTTAAGGTTTGGGGTTCAGCATCGACGGTAAATCCTGGCGCCGTGCTTGGTCGAGGCGGCGCGCTTGTCTGAGGAGGGCGATGGCGTGATCAAGGGCGCCCAGTCGAACCGCACCGGGCAACATTCCCTGACTGGACGGGCAACGCCGATTGCCGCCGGTTTCACGCCGTTCACCCGCCTTGCCGCTTCTTTTCCTTTGCCGAACCTTCCGCCGCACGCGCGGGTTGAGCCGGTGCGCTCGCCGCACCAAATCTGGCCGCAGGACCTAGGTCCTATGGCCGAAGCCGGTTTCACCGCGGGCTTTCAGGCTATGGAGCCTGAGTGCCTGGAAAGCTCCAGGTGGAGCATTACATTCAAAAATGACTCGTTCGGGGGACGCCGCGTCGCAGGACGGACGGCTCCCGGCCTTCTCAGGACCGTTCCTTATACCAGACCGCTGGCTTCTACCGCTGAGCGGGGAGGCTGCGGACCCGACGCGGTCCGCTCTTCCCCTGGAGTGCCCCTTGGATCGCGGCATGCGCCGCGCCCAACCGCCGCAGCCACCGGCGGAGCCCCGGCGCATCGGACCAGATAAGACGGAGCGACGAATGTTCCCGGCCGACGAACTGTTCACGCGCTATACGCAGAATTACGAGACCCGCCGCGAGACCGAGATGTCCCTGATGGACTATCTCCAGCTGTGCCGCGACGATCCCATGTCCTACGCCTCGGCCTCCGAACGCATCCTGGCCGCCATCGGCGAACCGGAGGTGGTGGACACCGCCCGCGACCCGCGCCTGGGCCGCATCTTCATGAACCGGACCATCAAGGTCTATCCCGCCTTTTCCGAGTTCTACGGCATGGAGGAGACGATCGAGCGGATCGTCGGCTTCTTCCGGCACGCGGCGCAGGGGCTGGAGGAGCGCAAGCAGATCCTCTACCTGCTGGGCCCGGTCGGCGGCGGCAAATCCTCGCTGGCCGAGCGGCTGAAGTCGCTCGTCGAGAAATGCCCGATCTATGTCCTGAAGGCCGGCAAGGACATCAGCCCGATCTTCGAAAGCCCGCTCGGCCTGTTCAACCCGGACGAGATCGGCGACGAGTTGGAGGACCGCTTCGGCATTCCCAAGCGCCGGCTGACCGGCCTGATGAGTCCGTGGGCGGTGAAAAGGCTCGACGAGTTCGGCGGCGACATCAACCGCTTCAAGGTGGTGAAGCTGCACCCGAGCAAGCTGCGCCAGATCGGTGTCACCAAGACCGAGCCGGGCGACGAGAACAACCAGGACATCTCGTCGCTGGTCGGCAAGGTCGACATCCGCAAGCTGGAGATCTACAGCCAGAACGATCCCGACGCCTACAGCTTCTCCGGCGGCCTGAACCGCGCGACCCAGGGCATGCTCGAATTCGTCGAGATGTTCAAGGCGCCGATCAAGATGCTGCATCCGCTGCTGACCGCGACGCAGGAGAGCAACTATGTCGGCTCGGAGAACATCGGCGCCATTCCCTTCCAGGGCGTGATCCTGGCCCACTCCAACGAGGCGGAGTGGCAGACCTTCAAGAACAACAAGAACAACGAAGCCTTCATCGACCGCATCTGCGTGATCAAGGTCCCCTACTGCCTGCGGGTGGCGGAGGAGCAGAAGATCTACGAGAAGCTGGTCAACGGCTCCGACCTGTCGACGGCGCCCTGTGCGCCGGCGACGCTGGAGATGCTGGCCCGCTTCTCGGTGCTGTCGCGCCTGCGCGAGCATCCGAACTCCAGCGCCTACAGCAAGATGCGGGTCTATGACGGCGAGAGCGTCAAGGAGACCGATCCCAAGGCCAAGTCGATGCAGGAGTACAAGGACCAGGGCGGCGTCGACGAGGGCATGGGCGGCATCTCCACCCGCTTCGCCTTCAAGGTGCTGGCCTCGACCTTCAACTACGACTCGACCGAGATCTCGGCGGACCCGGTGCATCTGATGTATGTGCTGGAACAGGCGATCAAGCGCGAGCAGTTCCCGGAAGAGACCGAGAAGAAATACGTCGAGTTCATCAAGGCCGACCTCGCCCCGCGCTATGCCGAGTTCATCGGCAACGAAATCCAGAAGGCCTATCTGGAATCCTACTCCGACTATGGCCAGAACCTGTTCGACCGCTATGTCGATTATGCCGATGCCTGGATCGAGGATCAGGACTTCAAGGATCCCGACACCGGCCAGCTGATGAACCGCGAGCTGCTGAACCAGGAGCTGACCAAGATCGAGAAGCCGGCGGGCATCGCCAACCCGAAGGACTTCCGCAACGAGGTGGTCAAGTTCGCGCTCCGGGCGCGGGCGGCCAATGCCGGCCGCAACCCGTCCTGGACCTCCTACGAGAAGATCCGCGAGGTGATCGAGAAGCGGATGTTCAGCCAAGTCGAGGACCTGCTGCCGGTCATCAGCTTCGGGTCGAAGAAGGACGGCGACACCGAGAAGAAGCACACCGAGTTCGTCTCGCGCATGATGACCCGCGGCTACACCGAGCGGCAGGTCCGCCGGCTGGTCGAATGGTACATGCGGGTCAAGCAGGCGGGCTGACGGGCTTAATTTTGCTTGCCGCGGGGCCGGGTGTTGCAACGCCCCGCGGCAACCCCACTGTCATAGAATGCTGTCAAAGTCTGAAGGCCGCGTGACGAAACGGGTGGGAGGGCCAGCCCCTTGATGAACATCATCGACCGTCGCCTGAACCCGCAGGGCAAGAGCCTGGCCAACCGCCAGCGTTTCCTGCGCCGTGCAAAGGAACAGGTGGTCAAGGCGGTCCGCGACGCCTCCGGCAAACGGGGCATCCAGGATATCGAGAACGGCGAGAAGGTGACGATCGCCGCCGGCGGGGTGCGCGAACCCTCCTTCCACCGCGCGTCCCAGGGCGGGGTGCGCGACTATGTCGTGCCCGGCAACAAGGAGTATGTGGAAGGCGACACCATCCAGCGCCCGGACGGCGGCGGCAGCGGCCGCGGCAGCGAGGGCAGCGCCGACGGCGAGGGCGAGGACGAGTTCCGCTTCGTCCTGTCGCGCGACGAGTTCCTCGACATCTTCCTGGAGGATCTGGAGCTTCCCGATCTGGTGAAACAGAAGGTGAAGCAGTCGGAATCGCACACGCTGACGCGGGCCGGCTATTCGGTGTCGGGGTCGCCGGCGAACCTGAACCTCGTCCGCACCATGCGGAACAGCCTGTCGCGCCGCATCGCGCTGAAACGTCCCAAGCGCGACGAGATCCTCGAGTTGCAGGAGATGCTGCGCGAGGCCGAGGAGGCCGGAGAGGATGCCGAGCAGATCCAGGCGCTGCGCGAACAGCTCGAACGCATCGTCCTGCGCTCCCGCCGCATTCCCTTCATCGACCCGATAGACGTCCGCTACAACCGCTTCGAGACGGTGCCGAAGCCGATCGCCCAGGCGGTGATGTTCTGCCTGATGGACGTCTCCGGCTCGATGACCGAGCACATGAAGGATCTGGCCAAGCGCTTCTTCATGTTGCTGTACCTGTTCCTGCGACGGCGCTACCGCTCGGTCGACATCGTCTTCATCCGCCACACCCACGAGGCCAAGGAGGTCGACGAGGAAACCTTCTTCTACTCCACCGAGACCGGCGGCACCGTGGTCTCGACCGCGCTGGAGGAGATGCAGAAGGTGGTGCAGGAGCGCTACCCGCACAATGAATGGAACATCTACGCCGCCCAGGCGTCGGACGGCGACAACATGTCGTCGGACAACGTCAAGTCGGCGACCCTGCTGCGCGATGTCATCCTGCCGATGTGCCAGTATTTCGCCTACATCGAGGTGGCGGCGGAACACAACATGGGCCTGTCGGCGCTGGGCCGCGAGACCGAGCTGTGGCGCACCTACAAGCAGGTGCAGAGCCCGGAACGCCCGCTGGCGATGCGCCGCGTCCGCTCCCGCCGGGAGATCTTCCCGGTCTTCCGCGAGCTGTTCGCCCGCGAGAAGGCAGGGGCCTGAGGGGTCATAAGGAAATCACCGCCCCCCGCGGGGGCGGCAGGGGGAGATCGAGAATGACCGCTGTGATCACCAGGCCCGACGCGCTGCTGTATGACGGCGTCGAGTGGGATTACGACAAGATCAAGCGCGTCTACGACGCCGTCGAGCATATCGCGCTGAAGGAAATGGGCCTCGACGTCTATCCCAACCAGATCGAGGTCATCACCGCCGAGCAGATGCTCGACGCCTATTCGTCCATCGGCATGCCGCTGATGTACCGGCACTGGTCCTTCGGCAAGCATTTCGCCCGCGACGAGATGATGTACCGCAAGGGCTACCGCGGCCTTGCCTACGAGATCGTCATCAACTCCAGCCCCTGCATCAGCTACATCATGGAAGAGAACACCATGACGATGCAGACGCTGGTGATCGCCCACGCCGCCTTCGGCCACAACCATTTCTTCAAGAACAACCAGCTGTTCCAGCAATGGACCGATGCCCAGGGCATCCTGGACTATCTGGAATTCGCCAAGACCTTCATCTCCCATTGCGAGGAGCGCTACGGCCACGCCGCGGTCGAGCGGGTTCTCGACGCCGCCCACGCGCTGATGAGCCAGGGCGTTCACAAATACCCGAAGAAGCGGTCAGACCTGCGGACCGAGCAGCGACGCGAGCGCGAGCGGCAGGAGTACCAGGACCAGACCTTCAACGACCTGTGGCGCACCGTGCCGAAGCCGGCCGCCGGCCAGCGGCCCGCCAAGTCGGTGTCGGAGCGCAAGAAGCTGCTCGGCCTGCCGGAAGAGAACATCCTCTATTTCCTGGAGAAGAAGGCGCCGCGGCTGGAGCATTGGCAGCGCGAACTCCTGCGCATCGTCCGCCACATCTCCCAGTATTTCTACCCGCAGAAACAGACCAAGGTGATGAACGAGGGCTGCGCCACCTACGTCCATTACCAGATCATGACCCGCCTGCACGAGACCGGCCAGATCAGCGAGGGCGCCTTCCTGGAGTTCCTGCACTCGCACACTTCGGTGGTGTTCCAGCCGGAATTCGACGACAAGCGCTTCTCCGGCCTGAACCCCTATGCGGTGGGCTTCGCCATGATGCAGGACATCGCCCGCATCGCCGAGAAACCGACCGACGAGGACCGCCAGTGGTTCCCCGACCTTGCCGGCCGCGGCGACGGCATGGCGGCGGTGCGCGAGGCCTGGGCCAACTTCCGCGACGAGAGCTTCATCCTGCAGTATCTCAGCCCGCACCTGATGCGGAAGCTCAGGCTGTTCAGCGTGCGCGACGATGCCGAGGATCCCTATCTGCTGGTCGATCACATCCACAACGAACGCGGCTACCGCGACATCCGCAAGAAGCTGGCCCGGCAGTACGACCTCGGCTATCTGGAGCCGGACATCCAGATCGTCGACGTCGACCTCGCCGGCGACCGCAAGCTGATCCTGCAGCACCGCGTCACCAACGGCGTGCTGCTGGACGAAAGCGACGCCAAGGCGGTGCTGCGCCACATCGCCAACCTGTGGGGCTACGAGGTGCAGCTGATCGAGGTGTCGGCGATTTCCGAGGCGATCCTGAAGGAACACGCCGTTACCGCGCCCAGCGGGATCGGGGTGGTGTGACGTATATGACCGGCTCCGCTACACTTCCGCCGGCAATGCAGCCCATGGGCTATGCAGGGGGGAGCGATGGCGGAGGATCTGTTGGGTGGAGCGGGGCCGGTCGGGCTGGTCAGGGCGCGGCATGGCCTGATGATGTACC from Azospirillum thiophilum includes:
- a CDS encoding 3-deoxy-manno-octulosonate cytidylyltransferase codes for the protein MSTAARPSGRPASPIVMIPARMASTRLPGKPLADILGAPMIVHVMHRAMESEIGPVVVACAEPEIARAVEAAGGTAVLTRPDHPSGSDRIFEALRLIDPEGRHDAVVNVQGDLPTIEPESVRAVFAPLADPGVDIATLVVEITRQEERSDPNVVKAVLELPQGARQGRALYFTRATAPSGDGPLYHHIGLYAYRRAALERFVALPPSALEQRERLEQLRALSNGMRIDAAVVDAVPLGVDTPADLERARALLSGRKAG
- a CDS encoding c-type cytochrome, with amino-acid sequence MSMEWNKLFGAVLLAGLIAMLTGFASKVLVHSKPLEKSVYAVAMPEGTSAPADKGAAPAGPAPIAPLLAAASPEAGQKVAKACAACHSFDKGGANKVGPNLYGIVGGPKGHIQGFSYSDALVKTGGSWSYDELNKFLHDPKGYAPGTKMTFAGLKKDEDRAAVIAYLRSLADSPQPLPQ
- a CDS encoding NUDIX hydrolase; translated protein: MSFLDHIRACNAHDLSGFRRFELDGHCVGWVRHALAEALPGVDPGFVVSADRLTVVPEIRDFEARSALLDHAAAYLVECGTVAALRGEYYAVTPRWGAEPLARLDRAAVAAFGIEAYGVHVNGFVRDGAGGLQLWVGRRAHDREVAPGQLDNMIAGGQPIGLTLAENLEKEAAEEAGLDAATAGRAVPVGAISYTMETPAGLKRDRLFVYDLELPPDVVPVNTDGEVESFELWPLDRVAESVRSGGDWKFNVNLVVTDFLIRHGRLTPENDTDYLEIACGLRR
- a CDS encoding response regulator, which codes for MPFGSLSVLVVEDESFTRMVLAKMLAGLGVKAVHQAADGAAALAAVDAHEPDLILCDVEMQPMDGFGFVRALRASPDSRRRTLPVVFMSSRVDGDREAAALASGADAVLAKPATPASLRDVLGIRRPVVPFA
- a CDS encoding PrkA family serine protein kinase, whose translation is MFPADELFTRYTQNYETRRETEMSLMDYLQLCRDDPMSYASASERILAAIGEPEVVDTARDPRLGRIFMNRTIKVYPAFSEFYGMEETIERIVGFFRHAAQGLEERKQILYLLGPVGGGKSSLAERLKSLVEKCPIYVLKAGKDISPIFESPLGLFNPDEIGDELEDRFGIPKRRLTGLMSPWAVKRLDEFGGDINRFKVVKLHPSKLRQIGVTKTEPGDENNQDISSLVGKVDIRKLEIYSQNDPDAYSFSGGLNRATQGMLEFVEMFKAPIKMLHPLLTATQESNYVGSENIGAIPFQGVILAHSNEAEWQTFKNNKNNEAFIDRICVIKVPYCLRVAEEQKIYEKLVNGSDLSTAPCAPATLEMLARFSVLSRLREHPNSSAYSKMRVYDGESVKETDPKAKSMQEYKDQGGVDEGMGGISTRFAFKVLASTFNYDSTEISADPVHLMYVLEQAIKREQFPEETEKKYVEFIKADLAPRYAEFIGNEIQKAYLESYSDYGQNLFDRYVDYADAWIEDQDFKDPDTGQLMNRELLNQELTKIEKPAGIANPKDFRNEVVKFALRARAANAGRNPSWTSYEKIREVIEKRMFSQVEDLLPVISFGSKKDGDTEKKHTEFVSRMMTRGYTERQVRRLVEWYMRVKQAG
- a CDS encoding YeaH/YhbH family protein, whose protein sequence is MNIIDRRLNPQGKSLANRQRFLRRAKEQVVKAVRDASGKRGIQDIENGEKVTIAAGGVREPSFHRASQGGVRDYVVPGNKEYVEGDTIQRPDGGGSGRGSEGSADGEGEDEFRFVLSRDEFLDIFLEDLELPDLVKQKVKQSESHTLTRAGYSVSGSPANLNLVRTMRNSLSRRIALKRPKRDEILELQEMLREAEEAGEDAEQIQALREQLERIVLRSRRIPFIDPIDVRYNRFETVPKPIAQAVMFCLMDVSGSMTEHMKDLAKRFFMLLYLFLRRRYRSVDIVFIRHTHEAKEVDEETFFYSTETGGTVVSTALEEMQKVVQERYPHNEWNIYAAQASDGDNMSSDNVKSATLLRDVILPMCQYFAYIEVAAEHNMGLSALGRETELWRTYKQVQSPERPLAMRRVRSRREIFPVFRELFAREKAGA
- a CDS encoding SpoVR family protein, producing the protein MTAVITRPDALLYDGVEWDYDKIKRVYDAVEHIALKEMGLDVYPNQIEVITAEQMLDAYSSIGMPLMYRHWSFGKHFARDEMMYRKGYRGLAYEIVINSSPCISYIMEENTMTMQTLVIAHAAFGHNHFFKNNQLFQQWTDAQGILDYLEFAKTFISHCEERYGHAAVERVLDAAHALMSQGVHKYPKKRSDLRTEQRRERERQEYQDQTFNDLWRTVPKPAAGQRPAKSVSERKKLLGLPEENILYFLEKKAPRLEHWQRELLRIVRHISQYFYPQKQTKVMNEGCATYVHYQIMTRLHETGQISEGAFLEFLHSHTSVVFQPEFDDKRFSGLNPYAVGFAMMQDIARIAEKPTDEDRQWFPDLAGRGDGMAAVREAWANFRDESFILQYLSPHLMRKLRLFSVRDDAEDPYLLVDHIHNERGYRDIRKKLARQYDLGYLEPDIQIVDVDLAGDRKLILQHRVTNGVLLDESDAKAVLRHIANLWGYEVQLIEVSAISEAILKEHAVTAPSGIGVV